One Lycium barbarum isolate Lr01 chromosome 5, ASM1917538v2, whole genome shotgun sequence genomic window carries:
- the LOC132639494 gene encoding uncharacterized protein LOC132639494 — MDYLTDQVLSQTRRETLAEDSEDNHSNNNDSIDHQENDKIIEASVNNNTGKTVAIVKSQSWHVPITLKVGNITLNKIALIDSGADKNCIIEGLIPTKFLEKSTSKLYSATGEKLKIDYKLSKAHICNDGVCFINNFVVTRDINEQIILGTPFITQIKPYFAGLDGIYTKVLGKEIKSPYLSIISQEESDFVTSKTVFKIRLLTNQISYLKDEIKIKKIGQTLKNPVIERKIENFQEKLEHEVCSELPSAFWERKRHIVELPYIDGFNEQAIPTKARPIQMNHELMETCKNEINDLLQKKIIRSSRSPWSCSAFYVNKNAEKNEDLPGFWQVQVAEKDKYKTAFNVPFGQYEWNVMPFGLKNAPSKFQNIMNNIFNPYSNMSIVYIDDVFIFSENIDSHLNI, encoded by the exons ATGGATTATCTTACTGACCAAGTACTATCTCAAACGAGACGAGAAACTCTTGCAGAAGATAGTGAAGATAATCATTCTAATAATAATGATTCTATAGATCATCAAGAAAATGATAAAATTATAGAAGCAAGTGTTAATAATAATACGGGGAAAACCGTAGCAATAGTGAAATCACAAAGCTGGCATGTTCCTATTACTCTAAAAGTAGGAAACATTACGCTTAATAAAATAGCTTTGATTGATTCAGGAGCAGATAAAAACTGCATCATAGAAGGATTAATACCTACTAAGTTTTTGGAAAAAAGTACTTCTAAGTTATACTCTGCCACTGGAGAAAAACTTAAAATAGATTACAAATTATCTAAAGCCCACATCTGTAATGATggtgtttgttttattaataattTTGTAGTCACTCGGGATATAAATGAACAAATTATTTTGGGAACCCCTTTTATAACTCAGATAAAACCATATTTTGCTGGTTTAGATGGAATCTATACCAAAGTTTTAGGAAAGGAAATTAAATCTCCTTATTTATCCATAATTTCTCAAGAAGAAAGTGATTTTGTTACGTCAAAAACTGTTTTCAAAATAAGGTTATTAACTAATCAGATTTCATACTTAAAAGATGAAATTAAGATTAAGAAGATTGGACAAACTTTAAAAAACCCGGTGATAGAACGGAAAATagaaaattttcaagaaaaacttgaacATGAAGTTTGTTCAGAATTACCAAGTGCTTTTTGGGAAAGAAAGCGACACATTGTTGAGTTACCATATATTGATGGATTCAATGAACAAGCTATTCCTACAAAGGCAAGGCCTATTCAAATGAACCACGAGttaatggaaacttgcaaaaatgaaatcaatgatctTCTACAAAAGAAGATAATTAGATCTTCTAGATCCCCTTGGAGCTGTTCAGCGTTTTATGTTAATAAAAATGCAGAAAAAAATGAGGATCTCCCAG GATTTTGGCAAGTTCAAGTTGCtgaaaaagataaatacaaaacTGCATTCAATGTCCCTTTTGGACAatatgaatggaatgttatgccttttgggttaaaaaatgccCCGTCTAAATTTCAGaatattatgaataatatttttaATCCTTATAGCAATATGTCTATTGTCTATATCGATGATGTATTTATATTTTCTGAGAACATAGATTCTCATTTAAACATTtga